The Bacillus sp. Marseille-Q1617 genome has a segment encoding these proteins:
- a CDS encoding LysM peptidoglycan-binding domain-containing protein, with translation MFTIPTIHTKGFVYTVRPGNTLYSIAAQFGSTVTAIERANYLFPPVTDRGLIFPGDVLVVPTSAPSPLMSYIVTAGDTLTAIAQTFDTHVDLLAGINNIENPGLIFVDQRLLVPAFSYKVVSGDTLYSISRRFGISVSDIETANAGRPGFQREVIWPDYHLIIPIPTSRNIFVTRPLPGTAINNGQLVEGYARVFEATVNYQLRDQNGVVVSNERFATANAGAPAYGFFSTALPFDRQPTSDSGELWVYSRSAKDGSIQDLVRIRVYF, from the coding sequence GTGTTTACTATACCAACGATTCATACGAAAGGATTCGTTTACACGGTGAGGCCGGGGAACACCCTCTATTCGATTGCTGCGCAATTCGGAAGTACAGTCACTGCCATTGAAAGGGCGAACTATTTGTTTCCACCTGTCACCGATAGAGGATTGATTTTCCCAGGTGATGTACTGGTCGTCCCTACGTCAGCCCCGTCTCCCCTAATGAGTTACATTGTCACAGCAGGAGACACCCTGACAGCCATTGCCCAAACATTCGATACACATGTAGATCTTCTGGCTGGAATCAACAATATTGAGAACCCTGGTTTAATTTTCGTAGACCAGCGCTTGCTTGTCCCTGCCTTCTCATACAAGGTTGTCAGCGGCGACACACTGTATTCCATTTCAAGGCGATTTGGTATTTCAGTATCTGACATTGAAACTGCCAATGCAGGGCGCCCCGGTTTCCAAAGGGAGGTCATCTGGCCGGATTATCACTTAATCATTCCGATTCCCACTTCAAGGAATATCTTCGTGACCCGACCATTGCCGGGTACTGCCATCAACAACGGTCAGCTGGTGGAGGGCTATGCCAGGGTGTTTGAAGCTACAGTCAACTATCAGCTAAGGGATCAGAACGGCGTAGTGGTTTCAAATGAACGCTTTGCCACTGCAAATGCAGGCGCACCGGCATATGGTTTCTTCAGCACGGCCTTGCCATTCGACCGCCAGCCAACCTCTGATTCAGGAGAACTGTGGGTGTACAGCCGGAGTGCAAAGGATGGAAGCATTCAGGATTTGGTCAGGATCAGGGTGTATTTTTAA